One Spinacia oleracea cultivar Varoflay chromosome 4, BTI_SOV_V1, whole genome shotgun sequence DNA segment encodes these proteins:
- the LOC110805609 gene encoding probable jasmonic acid carboxyl methyltransferase 1 has product MSSYAHNSIIQVPNAIWKENGESLTKGCIYIIETSPPEVVRAYQQQFANDFYSFLKSRAQEIVEGGRMVINMMVSTLTHGPEHMWVHKLMNVVLRDMLHQGLVDQKKVEEFNIPFYPPTMEEVKTLVASEGSFVIHKHEIFTLDWDMPLELGHKIIHDGFSRATFVADTV; this is encoded by the exons GTACCAAATGCAATTTGGAAGGAAAACGGAGAATCATTGACAAAGGGGTGCATCTACATAATAGAGACTAGCCCTCCCGAAGTGGTTAGAGCATATCAACAACAGTTTGCGAATGACTTTTATTCATTTCTGAAATCTAGGGCACAAGAGATCGTCGAAGGTGGTAGGATGGTCATTAACATGATGGTTAGTACATTAACCCATGGCCCCGAACACATGTGGGTACACAAGCTGATGAACGTAGTGTTGAGGGATATGCTACATCAG GGGTTGGTTGATCAGAAGAAAGTGGAGGAATTTAACATCCCTTTCTATCCTCCGACAATGGAAGAAGTTAAAACATTGGTAGCGAGCGAAGGATCATTCGTTATACACAAGCATGAAATCTTCACCTTAGATTGGGATATGCCACTGGAATTAGGACACAAGATTATTCATGATGGGTTTAGCAGAGCAACGTTTGTAGCAGACACGGTTTGA